In one Streptomyces sp. NBC_00597 genomic region, the following are encoded:
- a CDS encoding SGNH/GDSL hydrolase family protein: protein MPDAEHPYRYLRYVALGDSQTEGVGDGDDTTGLRGLADRLAEHLAVHSPGLRYANLAVRGKLAGQVRAEQLGPALALRPDLATVVAGVNDVLRPRFDADEVAGHLEAVFGALTAQGVRVATLTFPDLARITTLARPLAPRVTALNDRIRTAAHRHGVVLVETGHHPVVTDARLWSADRLHAGPLGHERIAASLAHALGLPGSDDSWTHPLPPDPAAPSTLAAELRWAAAFLGPWLGRRLRGRSSGDSRTAKRPDLLPVTPALP, encoded by the coding sequence GTGCCGGACGCTGAGCACCCCTACCGGTACCTGCGGTACGTCGCCCTGGGTGACAGCCAGACCGAAGGCGTCGGCGACGGTGACGACACCACCGGCCTGCGCGGGCTCGCCGACCGCCTCGCCGAACACCTGGCGGTCCACAGCCCCGGCCTGCGGTACGCCAACCTGGCCGTCCGGGGCAAGCTGGCCGGGCAGGTCCGCGCCGAGCAGCTCGGCCCCGCCCTCGCCCTGCGCCCCGACCTGGCCACCGTGGTCGCCGGGGTCAACGACGTACTGCGGCCGCGGTTCGACGCCGACGAGGTCGCCGGCCACCTGGAGGCGGTGTTCGGCGCGCTCACCGCCCAGGGCGTCCGCGTCGCCACGCTGACCTTCCCGGACCTCGCGCGGATCACCACGCTCGCCCGCCCGCTGGCCCCGCGCGTGACCGCCCTCAACGACCGGATCCGCACGGCGGCCCACCGCCACGGCGTGGTCCTCGTCGAAACGGGACACCATCCGGTGGTCACCGACGCCCGCCTGTGGAGCGCGGACCGGCTGCACGCAGGCCCGCTCGGCCACGAACGGATCGCCGCCTCGCTCGCCCACGCCCTCGGCCTGCCGGGCAGCGACGACTCCTGGACGCACCCGCTGCCGCCCGACCCGGCGGCCCCGTCCACCCTCGCCGCCGAACTGCGCTGGGCCGCCGCGTTCCTCGGCCCGTGGCTGGGCAGACGCTTGCGCGGGCGTTCCTCCGGCGACTCCCGTACGGCCAAGCGCCCGGACCTCCTCCCCGTGACGCCGGCCCTCCCGTAG
- a CDS encoding SpoIIE family protein phosphatase yields MPSERLGGAPDPGPIRSEPGSLLEHVVVAVFGFDDEDRICYWGPGAHNLFGHEAASVLTRPAAQLFPELTPGEEPGAAAHLAERARTLGYWRVRLPALHRDGSVFDCGFRVFPMTGASGASVVIGLASRGDELDRVKTNLSFLDALFETCPIGLVMLDEELRYVHLNQALADMDGVPLDAHLGLRMADIMITTDGGEYQRMLRSVAHEGRTVVGTLVGLRTPGHPDRDQVRSVSFFPLSGTGDTRRGVGGLLLDVTDRERAILEATAARQRLALLDRAAARIGTTLDLNTTARELVEAVVPEFCDASVVELVEWMDETEDFDPALPVTTRRIASGTTLAEPAVELVSGLERVTYPPGSNIHQMLSTGRPLCFTVDEDFVTRTVVHQQRAQLLLDSGLACILMAPLIARGTVQGIAMFGRSATRPAFAEEDLGLAGELASRAALCLDNARLYGKVQDIALTLQRALLPSAPAAGPYVDISHRYLPGSRAAEVGGDWYDAIALPGDRVALVVGDVMGHGVPAAAAMGRLRITAKTLARNTPEPEALLEELDACAQEAGIEWATCLYLLYDPHTGRARIANAGHPPPLVRHRDGSVHTVGDEPGVPLGVGGVPYRSVEVELPEGAVVALYTDGLIEARGQDIDTGMDALRDQLRAPLGSLEEAADRILANLLPETATDDTVLVLARLSAVPGRAPAGPTGPVT; encoded by the coding sequence ATGCCATCGGAACGGCTGGGGGGCGCGCCGGATCCCGGCCCGATCCGGTCCGAACCGGGGTCCTTGCTGGAGCACGTGGTGGTGGCCGTCTTCGGCTTCGACGACGAGGACCGCATCTGTTATTGGGGCCCCGGCGCACACAACCTCTTCGGCCACGAGGCGGCGTCGGTGCTGACCCGGCCCGCCGCGCAGCTCTTCCCCGAACTGACCCCCGGCGAGGAGCCCGGCGCGGCCGCGCACCTCGCGGAGCGGGCCCGGACCCTCGGCTACTGGCGCGTACGGCTGCCCGCGCTCCACCGGGACGGCAGCGTGTTCGACTGCGGTTTCCGGGTCTTCCCGATGACCGGGGCCTCAGGGGCCTCCGTGGTCATCGGTCTGGCGAGCCGGGGCGACGAACTCGACCGGGTGAAGACGAACCTGTCGTTCCTCGACGCCCTCTTCGAGACGTGCCCGATCGGCCTGGTCATGCTGGACGAGGAGCTGCGCTACGTCCACCTCAACCAAGCCCTGGCCGACATGGACGGCGTCCCGCTCGACGCACACCTGGGCCTCCGGATGGCGGACATCATGATCACCACGGACGGCGGGGAGTACCAGCGCATGCTGCGGAGCGTGGCCCACGAGGGCCGGACCGTGGTCGGCACCCTCGTGGGGCTGCGCACACCCGGTCACCCCGACCGCGACCAGGTCCGCTCCGTCAGCTTCTTCCCGCTCAGCGGCACCGGCGACACGCGGCGCGGCGTGGGCGGACTGCTGCTGGACGTCACCGACCGCGAGCGGGCCATCCTGGAGGCGACGGCAGCCCGGCAGCGCCTCGCCCTGCTCGACCGGGCCGCGGCCCGCATCGGCACCACCTTGGACCTGAACACCACCGCACGGGAGCTGGTCGAGGCGGTGGTCCCGGAATTCTGCGACGCCAGCGTCGTCGAACTCGTCGAGTGGATGGACGAGACCGAGGACTTCGATCCGGCGCTGCCCGTAACCACCCGCCGGATCGCCTCCGGCACGACCCTCGCCGAGCCCGCCGTCGAGCTCGTGAGCGGCCTGGAGCGGGTCACGTACCCGCCGGGATCCAACATCCACCAGATGCTCAGCACGGGTCGCCCCCTCTGTTTCACGGTCGACGAGGACTTCGTGACCCGGACCGTCGTGCACCAGCAGCGCGCCCAGCTGCTGCTGGACAGCGGCCTGGCCTGCATCCTCATGGCACCGCTCATCGCCCGCGGCACGGTGCAGGGCATCGCCATGTTCGGCCGCTCCGCCACCCGCCCGGCCTTCGCCGAGGAGGACCTCGGGCTCGCCGGCGAGCTGGCCTCCCGGGCCGCCCTGTGCCTGGACAACGCCCGGCTGTACGGCAAGGTCCAGGACATTGCGCTCACCCTCCAGCGGGCCCTGCTGCCGAGCGCCCCCGCGGCGGGCCCGTACGTGGACATCAGCCACCGCTACCTGCCCGGAAGCCGCGCCGCAGAGGTCGGCGGCGACTGGTACGACGCGATCGCCCTGCCCGGCGACCGGGTGGCCCTTGTCGTCGGCGACGTGATGGGACACGGCGTACCTGCCGCAGCGGCCATGGGCCGGCTGCGGATCACCGCGAAGACGCTCGCCCGCAACACCCCGGAGCCCGAAGCCCTGCTCGAAGAACTCGACGCCTGCGCCCAGGAGGCCGGCATCGAGTGGGCGACCTGCCTGTACCTGCTCTACGACCCCCACACCGGCCGCGCCCGCATCGCCAACGCCGGGCACCCGCCGCCCCTGGTACGGCACCGGGACGGGAGCGTGCACACCGTCGGCGACGAGCCCGGCGTCCCGCTCGGAGTGGGCGGCGTACCGTACCGGTCGGTCGAGGTCGAACTTCCCGAGGGCGCCGTCGTGGCCCTGTACACCGACGGCCTCATCGAGGCCCGCGGCCAGGACATCGACACCGGCATGGACGCGTTGCGCGACCAGCTGCGCGCACCGCTGGGCTCGCTGGAGGAGGCGGCCGACCGCATCCTCGCCAACCTGCTGCCCGAGACGGCGACCGACGACACGGTCCTCGTCCTCGCCCGGCTCAGCGCCGTTCCCGGCCGCGCGCCTGCCGGGCCGACCGGGCCGGTGACCTGA
- a CDS encoding endonuclease/exonuclease/phosphatase family protein: protein MPSRSGEQGRVGERWSWGWPGQGSWRWSWRGRGRVPAGLAVLVACLLVFHGAVPDVPGRPGSLLETFLPWLGLAVPVLAALALLRRSAVAGCAVLLPAAAWLGLFGGFLLPGDDRAPDLLAVQHNVSDENPDPAGTARALAGTGADLIALEELTPTALPAYAAGLAPRYPHHAVEGTVGLWSKHPLAQVRPVDIRPSGVGEGWNRGLRATARTPHGEVAVYVAHLPSVRLGPAHGFGSVRRDESAHLLGAAIAAEPAGPLILLGDLNATVDDRGLDPVASRLDPPGPDFAFSWPASLPLARIDQVMTRSASVTRVRSLPATGSDHLPVAARIRWPGSR from the coding sequence ATGCCGAGCCGGTCGGGGGAGCAGGGGCGCGTGGGCGAGCGGTGGTCGTGGGGGTGGCCCGGGCAGGGGTCTTGGCGGTGGTCGTGGCGCGGGCGGGGGCGCGTGCCCGCCGGGCTCGCGGTCCTCGTCGCCTGCCTGCTGGTCTTCCACGGCGCGGTGCCCGACGTGCCGGGCCGCCCCGGCAGCCTGCTGGAGACGTTCCTGCCCTGGCTCGGCCTGGCCGTCCCGGTCCTCGCGGCACTGGCGCTGCTGCGCCGTTCCGCCGTGGCCGGGTGCGCGGTGCTGCTGCCCGCCGCGGCCTGGCTGGGCCTGTTCGGCGGCTTCCTGCTCCCCGGCGACGACCGGGCACCCGATCTCCTCGCCGTCCAGCACAACGTCAGCGACGAGAACCCCGATCCGGCGGGCACCGCGCGCGCCCTGGCCGGGACGGGGGCCGATCTCATCGCGCTGGAGGAGCTGACGCCCACCGCCCTGCCGGCCTACGCGGCGGGTCTGGCGCCCCGGTACCCCCACCACGCGGTGGAGGGCACGGTCGGACTCTGGTCGAAGCACCCGCTGGCGCAGGTGCGGCCGGTGGACATCAGGCCGTCGGGCGTGGGGGAGGGCTGGAACCGCGGACTGCGGGCCACCGCCCGTACGCCGCACGGCGAGGTCGCCGTGTACGTGGCGCACCTGCCCTCGGTACGCCTCGGCCCGGCGCACGGGTTCGGTTCCGTACGGCGCGACGAGAGCGCGCACCTGCTCGGTGCCGCGATCGCCGCGGAGCCGGCCGGGCCGCTGATCCTGCTCGGGGACCTCAACGCCACCGTGGACGACCGGGGGCTGGACCCGGTCGCCTCGCGGCTGGACCCGCCGGGCCCGGACTTCGCGTTCAGCTGGCCCGCGTCGCTGCCGCTGGCCCGGATCGACCAGGTCATGACCCGCTCGGCGAGCGTCACGCGGGTCCGGTCGCTGCCCGCGACGGGCAGCGACCACCTGCCGGTGGCCGCACGCATCAGGTGGCCCGGCTCCCGCTGA
- a CDS encoding PadR family transcriptional regulator yields MALRHAVLAALLDGELSGYQLAKAFDLGVANFWHALPQQLYAELTRLEKDGLVTGREVVQDGRPNKRLFTVTDAGLAELEQFTASAAKPSSIRDDLVVKVQAADHVDTATLIDRLTERAAFARAKAELFGGLLRTMRGDRTEEDFLRYGERVGPYLTCLRGLAFEQGNRDWCERTIAVLREREAARAGR; encoded by the coding sequence ATGGCTTTGCGCCACGCCGTACTGGCGGCGCTGCTGGACGGGGAACTGAGCGGGTACCAACTGGCCAAGGCCTTCGACCTCGGCGTGGCGAACTTCTGGCACGCGCTCCCGCAGCAGCTCTACGCCGAACTGACCCGGCTGGAGAAGGACGGGCTGGTCACGGGCCGCGAAGTGGTCCAGGACGGCCGGCCCAACAAGCGCCTGTTCACCGTCACCGACGCGGGCCTCGCCGAGCTGGAGCAGTTCACCGCCTCAGCCGCCAAGCCCTCCTCCATCCGCGACGACCTCGTCGTCAAGGTCCAGGCCGCCGACCACGTCGACACCGCGACCCTCATCGACCGGCTCACCGAACGCGCCGCGTTCGCCCGGGCCAAGGCCGAGCTGTTCGGCGGCCTGCTGCGCACCATGCGCGGCGACCGCACCGAGGAGGACTTCCTGCGGTACGGCGAGCGCGTCGGCCCCTACCTGACCTGCCTGCGCGGTCTCGCCTTCGAGCAGGGCAACCGCGACTGGTGCGAGCGCACGATCGCGGTCCTGCGGGAGCGGGAGGCGGCCCGTGCCGGACGCTGA
- a CDS encoding nuclear transport factor 2 family protein, whose amino-acid sequence MTAADRFRAAVDSRDLAALEDLFTEDVRLYSPVKFTPFEGRPMVLGLFGVLLRTFEDFRYVGQYAGSAETSVDGAVSPSQILLFRATVNGKAIHGIDLLHLADDGRIKEFTVMVRPQSAVHALGEAVLAGLVADGLAPAPAEGSAAR is encoded by the coding sequence GTGACCGCAGCAGACCGATTCCGCGCCGCCGTCGACAGCCGTGACCTCGCCGCCCTGGAGGACCTGTTCACCGAGGACGTACGCCTGTACAGCCCCGTGAAGTTCACCCCGTTCGAGGGCCGACCGATGGTCCTGGGGCTCTTCGGGGTGCTGCTGCGCACCTTCGAGGACTTCCGTTACGTCGGGCAGTACGCGGGCAGCGCCGAGACGAGCGTCGACGGCGCCGTCTCCCCGTCGCAGATCCTGCTGTTCCGGGCGACGGTGAACGGCAAGGCGATCCACGGCATCGACCTGCTGCACCTCGCCGACGACGGCCGGATCAAGGAGTTCACGGTGATGGTCAGGCCCCAGTCCGCGGTGCACGCCCTGGGCGAGGCGGTGCTCGCCGGGCTGGTCGCCGACGGCCTGGCCCCGGCACCGGCCGAGGGGTCCGCGGCTCGTTAG
- a CDS encoding aspartate/glutamate racemase family protein — MKTIGLLGGMSWESSAEYYRLLNELTRDRLGGLHSARCVLYSVDFAEIEQLQAEGRWAQAGELLAAAARRLEAAGADLVLICTNTMHKVAGHVQAAISVPLLHLADATADAVKTAGLTRVGLLGTAFTMEQEFYRGRLSTAGLEVCVPDADGRALVHRVIYEELCLGIVREQSRAAYQEVIADLVAAGAQGIILGCTEIELLIGAPDSPVPVFPTARIHAEAAVEAALSAT, encoded by the coding sequence ATGAAGACGATCGGATTGCTCGGCGGAATGAGCTGGGAGTCGTCCGCCGAGTACTACCGGCTGCTGAACGAACTCACCCGCGACCGGCTCGGGGGCCTGCATTCGGCCCGCTGCGTGCTGTACTCCGTGGACTTCGCGGAGATCGAGCAGCTCCAGGCCGAGGGCCGGTGGGCGCAAGCCGGCGAACTGCTCGCGGCGGCGGCCCGGCGACTGGAAGCCGCCGGCGCGGACCTCGTGCTCATCTGCACGAACACCATGCACAAGGTCGCCGGCCACGTCCAGGCGGCCATCTCGGTACCTCTGCTGCACCTCGCCGATGCAACGGCCGATGCCGTGAAGACGGCCGGCCTGACCCGTGTCGGCCTGCTGGGCACCGCGTTCACGATGGAACAGGAGTTCTACCGTGGCCGACTCTCGACGGCCGGACTGGAGGTGTGCGTCCCGGACGCCGACGGGCGCGCACTCGTCCACCGGGTGATCTACGAGGAGCTGTGCCTGGGCATCGTCCGCGAGCAGTCGCGCGCCGCCTACCAGGAGGTCATCGCAGATCTCGTGGCCGCCGGCGCCCAGGGGATCATCCTCGGCTGCACCGAGATCGAGCTGCTGATCGGCGCCCCGGACAGCCCCGTGCCGGTCTTCCCCACCGCACGGATCCACGCCGAAGCCGCGGTCGAGGCGGCGCTGTCGGCCACGTAG
- a CDS encoding low temperature requirement protein A produces MPYEEAGREGGGTDPGGAMGTPQSGAGPDGQAADGHADEHAAEGEGRHADWLELFFDLVFVALAAQLSHRLHGDPDLRDFAVFLGLYFPPWWLWINLLVSTNLFVDNSARRRLLMLSAMLCIAVMACAVPEADTDRGSVYALGYAGTRLVLLGLWWPATRYPEPQRVPRWRPLSYCLASGLLWAASAAVPAPWQYAVWAVLIAAEMALLLTARGRGLPGRLDTGHIVERVGLFVIIVLGESVIALVTSADHAWTPRAGVVGVLGFVLLAALWWSYFDFGSTSAELMLAKADDRQAYLLARDVDGFLHFFVTAGVLCMAAGLATAVEEADHARLPTGAVWALAGGLALYHAAHAGIALRYGRSPASVAVWAVPGIGFPLLVVWAAGHLTPWLVVMLLAAEPIAHLLYARRMLRHRLGTAAAPRP; encoded by the coding sequence ATGCCGTACGAAGAAGCAGGCCGCGAAGGCGGCGGCACGGACCCGGGCGGAGCCATGGGCACACCTCAGTCGGGCGCGGGCCCGGACGGCCAGGCGGCGGACGGCCACGCGGACGAGCACGCAGCGGAGGGCGAGGGCCGCCACGCCGACTGGCTCGAACTCTTCTTCGACCTGGTCTTCGTCGCCCTCGCCGCCCAGCTCTCGCACCGGCTCCACGGTGACCCCGACCTGCGCGACTTCGCCGTCTTCCTCGGACTCTACTTCCCGCCCTGGTGGCTGTGGATCAACCTGCTGGTCTCGACGAACCTGTTCGTCGACAACAGCGCCCGCCGCAGGCTGCTCATGCTGTCGGCCATGCTCTGCATCGCCGTCATGGCGTGCGCCGTACCTGAGGCCGACACGGACCGCGGCTCCGTCTACGCCCTCGGGTACGCCGGGACCCGGCTGGTGCTGCTCGGACTGTGGTGGCCGGCCACCCGGTACCCCGAACCCCAACGCGTCCCGCGCTGGCGACCCCTGAGCTACTGCCTGGCGTCCGGTCTGTTGTGGGCCGCCTCCGCGGCGGTGCCCGCACCGTGGCAGTACGCGGTGTGGGCCGTGCTCATCGCGGCCGAGATGGCGCTGCTGCTCACGGCGCGCGGCCGCGGGCTCCCCGGCCGGCTGGACACCGGGCACATCGTCGAGCGCGTCGGGTTGTTCGTCATCATCGTGCTCGGCGAATCCGTGATCGCGCTGGTGACCTCCGCCGACCATGCCTGGACGCCGCGGGCCGGGGTCGTCGGCGTCCTCGGGTTCGTGCTGCTCGCGGCGCTCTGGTGGTCGTACTTCGACTTCGGCTCGACCTCGGCCGAGCTGATGCTCGCCAAGGCCGATGACCGCCAGGCCTACCTTCTCGCCCGGGACGTCGACGGCTTCCTGCACTTCTTCGTGACCGCGGGCGTCCTGTGCATGGCCGCGGGCCTGGCCACCGCCGTCGAGGAGGCCGACCACGCCCGTCTTCCGACCGGTGCGGTGTGGGCCCTCGCCGGCGGCCTGGCCCTCTACCACGCGGCCCACGCCGGCATCGCGCTGCGCTACGGGCGTTCGCCGGCCTCGGTCGCCGTGTGGGCCGTTCCCGGTATCGGCTTTCCGCTGCTCGTCGTGTGGGCCGCCGGCCACCTGACGCCCTGGCTGGTCGTCATGCTCCTGGCCGCCGAGCCGATCGCGCACCTGCTCTACGCGCGCAGGATGCTCCGCCACCGGCTCGGGACGGCGGCCGCACCGCGGCCCTGA
- a CDS encoding RimK family alpha-L-glutamate ligase — MTVTTRVALATSDMGLAWDADLPLMLEALRARGVDAVAAAWDAPDFDWSGCAAVVIRSTWGYPERWPEYLAWADAVQGVTRLDNPAGLLRWNADKRYLGELAAGGVPVVPTRFIAPGEAVALPAHGQFVVKPTVSAGARDTARYAEHHHGLAAGHIAALHAGGSTAMVQPYLTRIDEGERALVFLGGTFSHAIRKGPVLTDVGVVDNDRVPHPDLVPHRPSAAELALAGAALAAVPGAGAPLYARVDVASADDGSPVVMELELVEPNLFMGHGEHGLRRFTDLVQERATAG; from the coding sequence ATGACCGTCACCACCCGAGTGGCGCTGGCCACGTCGGACATGGGACTGGCCTGGGACGCCGACCTGCCGCTGATGCTCGAAGCGCTGCGTGCCCGCGGTGTCGATGCGGTGGCGGCGGCCTGGGACGCCCCGGACTTCGACTGGTCGGGGTGCGCAGCCGTGGTCATCCGGTCCACCTGGGGCTACCCGGAGCGGTGGCCGGAGTACCTGGCCTGGGCCGACGCGGTACAAGGCGTGACGCGGCTCGACAATCCGGCCGGGCTGCTGCGCTGGAACGCCGACAAGCGGTACCTCGGGGAGCTCGCGGCCGGCGGTGTCCCCGTCGTACCGACCCGGTTCATCGCCCCCGGCGAGGCCGTCGCCCTGCCCGCGCACGGCCAGTTCGTCGTCAAGCCGACCGTCTCGGCCGGTGCGCGCGACACCGCGCGGTACGCGGAGCACCACCACGGCCTGGCGGCCGGACACATCGCGGCCCTCCACGCGGGCGGATCGACCGCGATGGTGCAGCCGTACCTGACCCGGATCGACGAGGGCGAACGGGCCCTCGTCTTCCTCGGCGGCACGTTCAGCCACGCGATCCGCAAGGGGCCGGTGCTCACTGACGTCGGAGTGGTGGACAACGACCGCGTACCGCATCCGGATCTGGTGCCGCACCGGCCGTCCGCGGCCGAACTGGCCCTGGCCGGGGCCGCGCTGGCGGCCGTCCCCGGGGCGGGGGCCCCGCTGTACGCGCGGGTCGACGTCGCGTCGGCGGACGACGGGTCGCCGGTCGTGATGGAACTGGAGCTCGTGGAACCCAACCTCTTCATGGGCCACGGCGAGCACGGGCTGCGGCGCTTCACCGACCTCGTCCAGGAACGCGCCACCGCCGGCTGA